The DNA region GAACGTCAGGCTGAAAATATGCAGCAAGTGCAGGATGTATTGCACGAAATTGGTGCGGATGAAATTCCACAATTACTCATTTGTAACAAGATTGATAAACTTGCAGACGGTTCCGCACGTATAGATACCAACGATGAAGGTTTACCGATACGTGTCTGGTTGTCAGCACAAACTGGCGACGGAATTGATTTGTTACAACAAGCCTTAGTGCAACGGTTGCGCCCAAGGATGGTTGACGTATCCTTACGAATTCCGCCATCAATGGGCAAATTACGTGGTAAGCTGTATGCGATGAAGAGCGTTACCGGTGAGGAAGCTCGCGATGATGGCCAGTTGGCTCTGCATGTGCGAATGTCCGCAGTTGACTGGCAACGCTTGAGTAAACAAGTCGCCGAAGAGTATGGCGATAGCTTGCAAGGCTTTGTAGAATAGTTGCAACATATTTAATAAAACATATTTATAAACTACCCAGAGTTGGAGTAATCAATGGCCTGGAATCAACCGGGAAACGGTAATAATAATGACCGTGATCCATGGAAAAACCAAGGCGGCCGCGATCAAGGTCCGCCTGACTTAGATGAAGCGATTCGTAACTTGCTTGGCAAGTTAGGTCTTGGTGGCAATAAAGGTAATGGCGGCGGCGCGAACAAAAGCGGTGGTGGTATTCCATCGCGCGGAATCGGCGTTATCGTCATTCTCGCTGTTGTCATTTGGTTCATTGCTGGTTTTTATACTGTCAAAGAAGCTGAACGCGGCGTTGTCTTACGTTTTGGTCAATACCACAACTTAGTTGAGTCTGGTTTGCACTGGCGGCCATTCTTAGTCGATACCGTAGAGACGGTTGACGTTAGCAACGTACAACAGTTCCAATCGGAAGGCTTCATGTTGACGCAAGATGAGAACGTGGTGCATGTTGAGTTAGACGTGCAATATCGTATCGTCAATCCACGCGACTATTTGTTTGCGGTTGAAAATGCTGACCGTAGTCTGGCGCAAGCCACCGACAGTGCATTACGTTTTGTTGTGGGCCATACCACCATGGATGAAGTGTTGACGGTTGGTCGTGAAAGCGTTCGTCAAAACACCTTGGAGCTATTGGAAAACATTATTGCACCTTACCAATTGGGTATTCAGGTGGTTGATGTGAACTTACTTCCAGCGCGTCCACCTGAAGCAGTAAAAGATGCTTTCGATGATGCCATTGCGGCACAGGAAGATGAGCAACGTTTCATTCGTGAAGCCGAAGCTTATGCACGTGAAATTGAGCCACTTGCCCGTGGTCAAGTTCGTCGTATCTTGCAAGAAGCACAAGCTTATCGTGAACAAACCGTGTTAAAAGCGCAGGGTGAGGTAGCACGTTTTAACGAACTCTTACCTCAGTACAAAGATGCGCCTGTGGTAACGCGCGAACGTTTGTATCTTGAAACACTTGAGAAAATTTACAGCAACACAGCCAAGGTTATGGTTGATGTTGAAGGCAGCAATAACATGATGTACTTGCCGCTTGATAAAATTCTTGAGAAGCAGCGAGCTACGCAGGAGCCTGCTCGTAATGAAGCTCAGAGCACGAATTCAAGCCCAACGCGTAGCTCAAGCAATACAGAGTCGAGCAACTCGTCACGCTCAAATAACAGCGTTCGCACCAGCGACCGCTTCAACGATGGTCGGGGGTAAACGATGAAAAACTTTGTAGCTGTATTAGTTATCGTCGCTGTTGTACTCGGCTTCTCGTCAGTATTTGTCGTGAAGGAAGGCCAGCGCGCCATTGTTGTCCAGTTTGGTAAAGTATTACGTGACGCCGATACTGGCGAAGCAACCGTATATGCACCAGGCTTGCACTTCAAATTACCATTCATTGAAGACGTGAAGCGTCTAGATGCACGCTTCAAAACGCTTGATGGTAATCCGGATCGCTTTGTAACCAGCGAGAAGAAAGACTTAATTGTTGATACCTATGTAAAATGGCGTATCTCTGATTTCGCGACGTACTACTTGTCAACTAATGGTGGTAACCAAGCACAAGCAGAAGCGCTTTTGACGCGTCGTGTAAGCAGTGGTCTTCGTGCTGAATTTGGTAGTCGCACCATTAAAGAAATTGTCTCTGGTGAGCGTGATAACCTCATGCGCGAGGCACTAATTCGTGGTGCTGACAGTGCGCAAGAGCTAGGTATTGAAGTGATTGATGTTCGCGTCATGCAAATTAATTTGCCGACCGAAGTCAGCCAATCAATTTTCCAGCGTATGCGTGCAGAGCGTCAAGCTGTTGCGATGGAACACCGCTCAGAGGGTCGTGAACAAGCTGAGTTTATTCGTGCTGATGTTGATGCGCGGGTAACGGTTATGCTTGCTGATGCGGAACGTGAGTCACGTCAGTTGCGTGGTCAGGGTGACGCTGAAGCCGCTGGTATTTATGCTGGTGCGTATAGCAAAGATCCAGAGTTCTTCTCGTTCATTCGTAGCCTTCAGGCTTATGAAAAAAGCTTTGAAGCTGGTAACGATGTCTTGGTTCTTGAGCCAGACAGTGACTTCTTCAAATATCTAAACAAAGCGACTGCAAATTAAGAGCAAGAGCGATATTAGCTATTAGATATTGGATATTAGGAACCCGCGGTTGTCCCGCGGGTTTTTTGTGTTTACTCTCTGACGAATAACGAATAACGAATAACGAATAACGAATAACGAATAACGAATAACGAATAACGAATAACGAATAACGGACAACCATTTATGTCGTATAAAAAACACTATAGTCGCTATTTAGCCGAGCATCCGAATAGCTTACATTTTGCGCCACATAGCCATCATTACTGGCCTGATGTGACGCGCAATGCGCAATTAGCGTATTGGGATGACAGCGCACGGGGTGTCGATCATAAATGGGGGACTATCTTTGGCGAGCGCGTTCCAGCGGTGCAGAAGTACCTTGCGCAATTGTTGAATCACCCGTATCCAGAGCAGTTTGTATTTGCTAGCAATACGCACGAATTGCTGTATCGCGTGATTTCTAGCTATGCACCCGACAAACCGTTGAAAATTTTAAGTACGGATAGCGAGTTTCATAGCTTCTCACGACAAATTCGACGCCTTCAAGAACGTCCTCAAGTTGAGTTGGTGAGCATTGCGACGGAACCATTTGACACGTTTGAAGCACGTTGGCTTGAGACAATTCAGCAGCAAGAATTCGATCTGATTTTTACCAGCCAAGTGTTCTATAACTCAGGTGTGGTTGCGCCTGAGCTGAAAACGTGGATTGATTCTGTGCCTGCCTCCACGCAGATTATTATTGACGGTTATCACGGTTGCGGTGCCATTCCGACTGATCTTGCGCCTGTTGCCGACCGCGTATTTTATCTTGCAGGCGGTTATAAGTATTTGCAGGCGGGTGAGGGATGTTGCTTTATGGCGGTACCCAAAGGGTGTCAGTTACGTCCAGAATTCACCGGTTGGTTTGCCGATTTTGCAAATCTAGCCAAGCCACAGCAAGCCCACGTCGAGTATGCCGACGACGGTATGCGTTTTGCTGGCGCGACCATGGATTTTTCAGCGGTTTATCGTCTTGAGAGTGTCTTGGTATGGTGGCATCGCGATGGTCTTACTGTCGCTGCAATGCACGATTATGTGCAGCAGTTGCAGCAAGCATTTTTAACCGTTCTAGATGACGTTCAACATCCGCATATTAATCGTCAAAATTTACTCGTGAACGACTTGAGCCACCATGGACATTTTTTCACGTTTAAATTGGTTGATGCTGAGACAGTTGAGCAGCTTGCTGCGTACTTAAGTGAACATGGCATTGAGACTGATTATCGAGGCGAGCGTTTACGTTTTGGCTTTGCCATTTATCATGACGTTGCCGACTATCAGCAATTAAAAAATGCGTTGAGTCAGACCTGATCGGGCTACCGTCGCCCCTAAATACCTGTTAAAATCGCCGCCTGTTTTTTCAACAGTAACTGCTGGTAGCGAGATCATGGGTAAAAATGTAGTAATTCTAGGTACACAATGGGGTGACGAAGGTAAAGGCAAAATCGTTGATTTGCTTACCGATAAGGCGTCGCTAGTCGTTCGCTATCAAGGCGGACATAACGCTGGCCACACCCTGGTCATCGACGGTGAGAAGACCGTATTACACTTGATCCCATCTGGTATCTTGCGCGCAAACGTAAAGTGTGTGATTGGTAACGGCGTGGTTCTGTCACCAGAAGCACTCATGACCGAAATCGCAATGCTTGAGCAACGCGGTGTGCCAGTGCGCGACCGCTTACTGATTAGTGAAGCTTGCCCACTGATTCTTCCTTACCACATTGCGTTAGACCAAGCGCGCGAAAAAGCACGCGGAAACAAAGCGATTGGCACCACCGGCCGCGGCATTGGCCCAGCATACGAAGATAAAGTTGCACGTCGTGGCTTACGCGTCGGCGATTTATTCAACTTTGCGCGATTTGAAGAAAAACTGCGCGAAGTGATCGAGTTCCATAACTTCACTCTAGTGAACTACTACAAAGTTGACCCAGTAAACGTTGAAGACGTACTGGCTTACTGCGAAGACGTGGCGAAGCAATTAAAAGACATGGTGGCAGATATCCCTGCGTTGTTAGATGAAACTCGAAAAGCTGGCCAACACATCATGTTTGAGGGCGCACAAGGCACCTTGTTGGATATCGATCACGGTACTTACCCATATGTAACCTCGTCAAACACTACGGCTGGCGGCGTATCTACCGGCGCTGGTTTTGGTCCTCGCTACATTGATTACGTATTGGGTATCGTAAAAGCTTATACAACCCGTGTCGGTAGTGGGCCGTTCCCAACTGAACTTGAATGTGAAGTAGGGCAGCACTTGGGTGTTAAAGGGCACGAGTTTGGCGCAACCACAGGTCGCAAACGTCGTACCGGTTGGTTTGATGCGGTAGCGGCGCGTCGCGCCGTGCAAATTAACTCAGTAAGTGGCTTCTGCTTAACTAAACTTGATGTGTTAGACGGCCTCGAAGAATTGAAGATTTGTGTCGGCTACAAACTACCGAATGGCGAGGTGGTTGAATATCCACCAATGGCAGCAGAAGATTACGAAACGGTTGAGCCAGTATACGAGACGATGCCAGGTTGGAATGACAGTACTGTGGGTATTACACAGCACAAAGATTTGCCGACCGCGGCGCTTGCGTATATAAAACGAATTGAAGTTTTAACTGGCGTGCCAGTGGATATTATTTCAACAGGTCCAGACCGCGGTGAGACGATTATTTTGCGCCATCCGTTCGCAAATTAACCAATCGAACCAAGAAAGCTAAAAAAATTGGTATTTACTATTGCATCATCAAAATCGATACAATAGAATGCGCTCCACCTAACCGGGGTGCCGGCATAGCTCAGTTGGTAGAGCAACTGACTTGTAATCAGTAGGTCCCGAGTTCGACTCTTGGTGCCGGCACCATTTTAAAATCTGGTTTTGGAGGGGTTCCCGAGCGGTCAAAGGGATCAGACTGTAAATCTGACGGCTCAGCCTTCGCAGGTTCGAATCCTGCCCCCTCCACCACTTTTTAGCATGGTCATGCGAATGCGGTGAGTCCAGAATGGTTTGAGGTGGCCCGATTCAAGGCATGCGGGTATCGTATAATGGCTATTACCTCAGCCTTCCAAGCTGATGATGTGGGTTCGATTCCCACTACCCGCTCCAAATAATCTGTATTGTGCTGATATAGCTCAGTTGGTAGAGCGCACCCTTGGTAAGGGTGAGGTCGGCGGTTCAAATCCGCCTATCAGCACCACGCATCAGGCCAACTCTTCCCTTGTCTCGCTTATTTCGGCATAATCGCCGGCTAAAGATTTTCAATTGTTGGTGTTAAACCACCGTACGTTGTCCAAAAAGAGGCTGTCATGGCAAAAGAAAAATTTGAACGTTCCAAACCGCACGTTAACGTCGGTACTATCGGCCACGTTGACCACGGTAAAACTACTCTGACCGCTGCGATCACCACAGTATTGGCGAAAACCTACGGTGGTTCAGCACGTGCATTCGATCAAATCGATAACGCACCAGAAGAAAAAGCGCGTGGTATCACCATCGCAACTTCACACGTAGAGTACGATACTCCATCACGTCACTACGCACACGTAGACTGCCCAGGGCACGCTGACTATGTTAAAAACATGATCACCGGTGCTGCGCAGATGGACGGCGCTATCTTGGTAGTAGCTGCAACTGACGGCCCAATGCCACAAACGCGTGAGCACATCTTGTTGTCACGTCAGGTAGGCGTTCCATACATCATCGTTTTCATGAACAAATGTGACATGGTAGACGACGAAGAGTTGTTGGAATTGGTAGAGATGGAAGTACGTGAACTTCTTTCTGAGTACGATTTCCCAGGCGACGATTTGCCAGTAATCCAAGGTTCAGCATTGAAAGCATTGGAAGGCGAAGAGAAGTGGGAAAAGAAAATCATCGAATTGGCAGAAGCTTTGGATTCATACATCCCAGAGCCAGAGCGTGATATCGACAAGCCGTTCATCATGCCAATCGAAGACGTATTCTCAATCTCAGGCCGTGGTACAGTAGTAACTGGTCGTGTAGAGCGTGGTATCGTTCGCACTGGTGACGAAGTAGAAATCGTAGGTATCCAAGATACGACGAAGACGACTGTAACTGGTGTTGAAATGTTCCGTAAATTGCTTGACGAAGGTCGTGCAGGCGAGAACATCGGTGCCTTGTTGCGTGGTACTAAGCGTGACGAGATCCAACGTGGTCAAGTATTGGCGAAGCCAGGTTCAATCACGCCACACACTCAGTTTGAAGCTGAAGTGTACGTATTGACCAAAGAAGAAGGTGGTCGTCACACCCCATTCTTCAAAGGCTACCGTCCACAGTTCTACTTCCGTACCACTGACGTAACTGGCGCAGTACAGTTACCAGAAGGCGTAGAAATGGTCATGCCAGGCGACAACCTGAAGTTCGTAGTCGAACTGATTCACCCAATCGCAATGGACGAAGGTCTTCGTTTCGCGATTCGTGAAGGTGGTCGTACAGTAGGCGCAGGCGTTGTATCTAAGATCATCGCTTAATCGCCGCGGTATCCGTTAACGGATATTGATGAAAAGGGAGCTTCGGCTCCCTTTTTTAATTGCAAAAGCGTTATTCGTTATTCGATCGCTGCGCTTGTCGTTATTCGTTAAAGCGAAACACCAATAACGAATAACCAATAACTAATAACGAGTAACGAATAACGCCCTTGTTTTGCATGGTTTGATCGGTATAATACAGCGTCCGTTTCTGTCACATGTACAGAACCTGCAGGGGTGTAGTTCCAATTGGTAGAACAGCGGTCTCCAAAACCGACGGTTGGGGGTTCGAATCCCTCCACCCCTGCCAAACAGATTAAAGGCGTTATTCGTTTGTCGATCGCTCCGCTTGTCGTTACTCGAAGTGGCGAATAACGAATAACGAATAACGAGTAACGGTTTTTCAAACAGGATTGAATAATGAGTGCAAACACCGAAACGCAAAGCAGCTCACTCGACGGCTTAAAATGGATCGTCGCAATTGCCCTGCTCGCTGCTGCAGTACTGGGTAACTACTATTATGGTGACCAAGTGTCTGTGCTTTATCGCGCCATTGGCGTGGTACTTTTAGTTGTTATTGCGGGTGTGATTGCAGGTATGACTGGTAAAGGTCGCCAATTCCGCGAATTTGCCAAAGAAAGCCGCAAAGAGACGCGCCGCGTTGTATGGCCATCACGCCAAGAAGCAACGCAAACAACGTTGATTGTTGTTGTTGCTACCGCAATCGTTTCATTAATTCTGTGGGGCATGGATGCGATTTTAGTGCGCGTCGTAGGCTTCTTCACTGGACTGGAGTTTTAATCAATGACTGATCAAGTGAAAAAACGCTGGTACGTGGTTCAAGCATTCTCGGGTTTCGAGAAGCGCGTTGCTGATTCTTTGCGCGAGCATATCAAAATGCACGGCATGGAAGATAAATTCGGTGAAGTGTTAGTGCCTACCGAAGAAGTTGTTGAAATGAAAGCTGGTAAGCGTGCGAAAAGCGAACGTAAATTCTTCCCTGGCTATGTTCTTGTTGAAATGGCGATGGACGAAGATGCGTGGCATTTGGTGAAAAGTATTCCACGCGTATTGGGTTTCATTGGCGGTACGCAAGAGCGTCCAACACCAATTACTCAGAAAGAAGCAGATATTATTTTGAACCGTCTGCAAGAATCTGTTGATAAGCCGAAGCCGAAAACGTTGTTTGAGCCGGGTGAAGTGGTTCGCGTTAACGACGGCCCGTTTGCAGATTTCAATGGTACGGTTGAGAGCGTTGACTATGAGAAGAGCCGTTTGACTGTATCGGTTTCTATTTTCGGTCGCGCAACGCCAGTCGAGCTAGAGTTCGGCCAGGTGGAAAAAGCTTAAGAGCGAAAAGCGTTACTGGTTATTCGTTGTTGGTTATTCGCTAAAGCAAAACACTAGAGACGAATAACGAATAACGAATAACGAATAACCAATTCGCGTAAGCGAATGTGTTGCAATGAGGGGCGAATAGGACTATAATTCGCCTCCTTTTTTATATTGGGGAGCCGTTAGAGTAAGTCATCTCTTAGATTTACGAGGCGCTTGACCCACAACCAAGAGGCATAAACATGGCTAAGAAGTTAAAAGCTATCATCAAGTTGCAAGTAGCAGCTGGTGCAGCTAACCCGTCACCACCAGTTGGTCCAGCTTTGGGTCAGCACGGTGTGAACATCATGGAATTCTGTAAAGCGTTTAACGCTGCAACTGACCAACTTGAAAAAGGTGCGCCAGTTCCAGTAGAAATTAGCGTTTTCGAAGATCGTTCATTCACGTTCATCACCAAAACTCCTCCAGCAGCATTCTTGTTGAAGAAAGCAGCCGGTATCAAGAGCGGTTCAGGCCGTCCTAACACTGAAAAAGTGGGTACTGTGACTCGTGCTCAGTTGGAAGAGATTGCGAAGGTTAAAGAGCCAGACTTAACAGCGGCTGACCTTGACGCAGCGGTACGTACTATTGCCGGCTCTGCTCGTGCAATGGGCCTGAATGTGGAGGGTCTATAAGATGGCTAAGTTAAGCAAACGTGCACGTCTTATCCGTGAAAAAGTTGAAGCGCGTGATTACGAAATCAACGAAGCAATCAACTTATTAAAAGAATTAGCTACTGCAAAATTCAAAGAAAGCGTTGATGTATCTGTAAACTTGGGTATCGACGCTCGTAAATCTGACCAAAACGTTCGTGGTGCAACTGTACTACCAAACGGCACTGGTCGTGACGTACGTGTAGCAGTTTTCACTAGCGGTGCTAACGCTGATAAAGCGAAAGAAGCTGGTGCAGACTTGGTTGGTATGGAAGACTTAGCTGAACAAGTTAAGAAAGGCGAAATGAACTTTGACGTTGTTATCGCTTCTCCAGACGCTATGCGTGTTGTTGGTATGTTAGGTCAAATCTTAGGTCCACGTGGCTTAATGCCAAACCCTAAGACTGGTACCGTAACGCCAGACGTTGCAACTGCTGTTAAGAACGCTAAAGCAGGTCAGATTCGTTACCGTAACGATAAAGCGGGTATCATCCACGCGACAATCGG from Pseudidiomarina andamanensis includes:
- a CDS encoding adenylosuccinate synthase gives rise to the protein MGKNVVILGTQWGDEGKGKIVDLLTDKASLVVRYQGGHNAGHTLVIDGEKTVLHLIPSGILRANVKCVIGNGVVLSPEALMTEIAMLEQRGVPVRDRLLISEACPLILPYHIALDQAREKARGNKAIGTTGRGIGPAYEDKVARRGLRVGDLFNFARFEEKLREVIEFHNFTLVNYYKVDPVNVEDVLAYCEDVAKQLKDMVADIPALLDETRKAGQHIMFEGAQGTLLDIDHGTYPYVTSSNTTAGGVSTGAGFGPRYIDYVLGIVKAYTTRVGSGPFPTELECEVGQHLGVKGHEFGATTGRKRRTGWFDAVAARRAVQINSVSGFCLTKLDVLDGLEELKICVGYKLPNGEVVEYPPMAAEDYETVEPVYETMPGWNDSTVGITQHKDLPTAALAYIKRIEVLTGVPVDIISTGPDRGETIILRHPFAN
- a CDS encoding aminotransferase class V-fold PLP-dependent enzyme — translated: MSYKKHYSRYLAEHPNSLHFAPHSHHYWPDVTRNAQLAYWDDSARGVDHKWGTIFGERVPAVQKYLAQLLNHPYPEQFVFASNTHELLYRVISSYAPDKPLKILSTDSEFHSFSRQIRRLQERPQVELVSIATEPFDTFEARWLETIQQQEFDLIFTSQVFYNSGVVAPELKTWIDSVPASTQIIIDGYHGCGAIPTDLAPVADRVFYLAGGYKYLQAGEGCCFMAVPKGCQLRPEFTGWFADFANLAKPQQAHVEYADDGMRFAGATMDFSAVYRLESVLVWWHRDGLTVAAMHDYVQQLQQAFLTVLDDVQHPHINRQNLLVNDLSHHGHFFTFKLVDAETVEQLAAYLSEHGIETDYRGERLRFGFAIYHDVADYQQLKNALSQT
- the secE gene encoding preprotein translocase subunit SecE; protein product: MSANTETQSSSLDGLKWIVAIALLAAAVLGNYYYGDQVSVLYRAIGVVLLVVIAGVIAGMTGKGRQFREFAKESRKETRRVVWPSRQEATQTTLIVVVATAIVSLILWGMDAILVRVVGFFTGLEF
- the hflC gene encoding protease modulator HflC produces the protein MKNFVAVLVIVAVVLGFSSVFVVKEGQRAIVVQFGKVLRDADTGEATVYAPGLHFKLPFIEDVKRLDARFKTLDGNPDRFVTSEKKDLIVDTYVKWRISDFATYYLSTNGGNQAQAEALLTRRVSSGLRAEFGSRTIKEIVSGERDNLMREALIRGADSAQELGIEVIDVRVMQINLPTEVSQSIFQRMRAERQAVAMEHRSEGREQAEFIRADVDARVTVMLADAERESRQLRGQGDAEAAGIYAGAYSKDPEFFSFIRSLQAYEKSFEAGNDVLVLEPDSDFFKYLNKATAN
- the rplK gene encoding 50S ribosomal protein L11 — encoded protein: MAKKLKAIIKLQVAAGAANPSPPVGPALGQHGVNIMEFCKAFNAATDQLEKGAPVPVEISVFEDRSFTFITKTPPAAFLLKKAAGIKSGSGRPNTEKVGTVTRAQLEEIAKVKEPDLTAADLDAAVRTIAGSARAMGLNVEGL
- the hflK gene encoding FtsH protease activity modulator HflK; its protein translation is MAWNQPGNGNNNDRDPWKNQGGRDQGPPDLDEAIRNLLGKLGLGGNKGNGGGANKSGGGIPSRGIGVIVILAVVIWFIAGFYTVKEAERGVVLRFGQYHNLVESGLHWRPFLVDTVETVDVSNVQQFQSEGFMLTQDENVVHVELDVQYRIVNPRDYLFAVENADRSLAQATDSALRFVVGHTTMDEVLTVGRESVRQNTLELLENIIAPYQLGIQVVDVNLLPARPPEAVKDAFDDAIAAQEDEQRFIREAEAYAREIEPLARGQVRRILQEAQAYREQTVLKAQGEVARFNELLPQYKDAPVVTRERLYLETLEKIYSNTAKVMVDVEGSNNMMYLPLDKILEKQRATQEPARNEAQSTNSSPTRSSSNTESSNSSRSNNSVRTSDRFNDGRG
- the tuf gene encoding elongation factor Tu, producing the protein MAKEKFERSKPHVNVGTIGHVDHGKTTLTAAITTVLAKTYGGSARAFDQIDNAPEEKARGITIATSHVEYDTPSRHYAHVDCPGHADYVKNMITGAAQMDGAILVVAATDGPMPQTREHILLSRQVGVPYIIVFMNKCDMVDDEELLELVEMEVRELLSEYDFPGDDLPVIQGSALKALEGEEKWEKKIIELAEALDSYIPEPERDIDKPFIMPIEDVFSISGRGTVVTGRVERGIVRTGDEVEIVGIQDTTKTTVTGVEMFRKLLDEGRAGENIGALLRGTKRDEIQRGQVLAKPGSITPHTQFEAEVYVLTKEEGGRHTPFFKGYRPQFYFRTTDVTGAVQLPEGVEMVMPGDNLKFVVELIHPIAMDEGLRFAIREGGRTVGAGVVSKIIA
- the nusG gene encoding transcription termination/antitermination protein NusG, encoding MTDQVKKRWYVVQAFSGFEKRVADSLREHIKMHGMEDKFGEVLVPTEEVVEMKAGKRAKSERKFFPGYVLVEMAMDEDAWHLVKSIPRVLGFIGGTQERPTPITQKEADIILNRLQESVDKPKPKTLFEPGEVVRVNDGPFADFNGTVESVDYEKSRLTVSVSIFGRATPVELEFGQVEKA
- the rplA gene encoding 50S ribosomal protein L1, whose protein sequence is MAKLSKRARLIREKVEARDYEINEAINLLKELATAKFKESVDVSVNLGIDARKSDQNVRGATVLPNGTGRDVRVAVFTSGANADKAKEAGADLVGMEDLAEQVKKGEMNFDVVIASPDAMRVVGMLGQILGPRGLMPNPKTGTVTPDVATAVKNAKAGQIRYRNDKAGIIHATIGKVDFDNDKLKENLEALLAALKKAKPSSAKGQFIKKVSLSTTMGAGVAIDQGTLTVA